One Pyrococcus furiosus DSM 3638 genomic region harbors:
- a CDS encoding 50S ribosomal protein L39e, with translation MARNKPLAKKLRLAKALKQNRRVPVWVIVKTNRRVLTHPKRRYWRRTKLKE, from the coding sequence ATGGCGAGGAACAAGCCCCTTGCAAAGAAGCTCAGGCTTGCTAAGGCCCTTAAGCAGAACAGAAGAGTTCCCGTGTGGGTTATTGTAAAGACTAATAGGAGAGTACTAACTCACCCGAAGAGGAGATACTGGAGGAGGACTAAGCTAAAGGAGTGA